A single genomic interval of Trichosurus vulpecula isolate mTriVul1 chromosome 6, mTriVul1.pri, whole genome shotgun sequence harbors:
- the RPS3A gene encoding 40S ribosomal protein S3a: MAVGKNKRLTKGGKKGAKKKVVDPFSKKDWYDVKAPAMFNIRNIGKTLVTRTQGTKIASDGLKGRVFEVSLADLQNDEVAFRKFKLITEDVQGKNCLTNFHGMDLTRDKMCSMVKKWQTMIEAHVDVKTTDGYLLRLFCVGFTKKRNNQIRKTSYAQHQQVRQIRKKMMEIMTREVQTNDLKEVVNKLIPDSIGKDIEKACQSIYPLHDVFVRKVKMLKKPKFELGKLMELHGEGGGSGKPSGDETGTKVERADGYEPPVQESV, translated from the exons ATGGCGGTGGGCAAGAATAAGCGCCTCACCAAAGGCGGCAAAAAAGGAGCCAAGAAGAAAGT GGTTGATCCATTTTCGAAGAAGGATTGGTATGATGTAAAAGCACCAGCTATGTTCAACATTCGCAATATTGGCAAAACACTGGTAACAAGGACTCAAGGAACAA aaATTGCCTCTGATGGCCTCAAAGGTCGAGTTTTTGAAGTGAGTCTTGCTGATTTGCAGAATGATGAGGTTGCTTTCCGTAAGTTCAAGTTAATTACTGAAGATGTTCAGGGTAAAAATTGTTTGACTAATTTCCATGGAATGGACCTTACCCGGGACAAGATGTGCTCCATGGTCAAAAAGTGGCAG ACCATGATTGAAGCCCATGTTGATGTTAAAACTACTGATGGGTACTTGCTCCGCCTCTTTTGTGTTGGTTTTACCAAAAAGCGCAACAACCAGATCCGTAAGACCTCTTATGCCCAGCACCAACAGGTTCGTCAGATTcgtaagaaaatgatggaaatcatgacCCGAGAGGTGCAGACAAATGACTTGAAAGAAGTTGTCAATAAACT AATTCCAGATAGCATTGGAAAAGACATAGAGAAGGCTTGCCAGTCCATTTACCCTCTCCATGATGTATTTGTCCGAAAAGTCAAGATGCTTAAGAAGCCCAAATTTGAAT tgggAAAGCTAATGGAACTGCATGGTGAAGGTGGTGGCTCTGGAAAACCTTCAGGAGATGAAACGGGCACAAAAGTAGAAAGGGCTGATGGCTATGAACCACCAGTTCAAGAATCTGTCTAA